From the genome of Papaver somniferum cultivar HN1 chromosome 2, ASM357369v1, whole genome shotgun sequence, one region includes:
- the LOC113350405 gene encoding probable LRR receptor-like serine/threonine-protein kinase At3g47570 gives MLIFMEMKILPQHQNFFNFSAILLLVSSLTLIVSYMSMDVNCLVAFNDDNKSNDQLALIAFKNEIIHDPHGILSSWDNSNSSLHFCEWRGVTCSRRHRSRVTMLDLNSQGLVGSISPHVGNLSFLNYLILHNNSLNGEIPQQICRLFRLKRLSLSNNSLEGEIPHNISRCSSLTYLDILNNRLTGRIPNGLGYLPNLEMMLLAGNNLTGEIPTSLGNLSSSLTQLDLGFNKLEGRVPNTLSQLTNLKLLVLEMNRLSGHVPSSLYNISSLEKFSLMYNHLHGSIPFNIGFTLPNLTHFSVQENNFSGTIPTSFSNMSRLEIFQVGTNNLVGSVPHNLGNLKSLRVIQLRENYLGSGQTDDLFFLNSLVNCSNLRVLIVSMNNFGGTLPSSIANLTTNLDQLDLSNNQIYGSIPPGIQNLLGLTTLILGYNYFTGSIPPGIGNLQNLGILFLDNNELVGSIPSSFGNLTRMIQLTLNNNNLIGLIPSSLGHCKSLQSLELQTNRLSGTMPKQVFELSSLSLGLDLSNNSFTGELPTEVGQLKNLGELYLNINKLSGEIPSSIGSCLGLKYLNLENNFFQGNIPQAFTFLKGLDLLSLSRNNFSGTIPKGFENLTLSGLDISYNNLEGVVPKDGVFKNIATFLFEGNSKLCGGIPDLKLPNCSVPINPNMERKQRKSKPVKVIIISVVTVVLLLTLGMFCLYMYRRRKSKTKLPLTTLDVGNQYIGVSYGELLKATNGFNDSTNLLGFGSFGSVYKGILQQYESKPVAVKVLHLQQRGATKSFMAECNALSKIRHRNLLKIVTYCSSIDFQGNPFKALVFEFMVNGSLENWLHQTVSDTNNDDQPQEKNLNLERRLSIAVDVASALNYLHHDSQSPIVHCDVKPSNVLLDDDLTAHVGDFGLAKFIFIPSSNSRQLNKQDASSIAIKGSIGYVSPEYGTGGEVSTQGDVYSYGILLLEMFTGKRPTDDMFKDGLNIHSFCKMHVSPEHVVEIIDSRLLLDVEGVHRNENARDTMRQILVSIIQIGVKCSSELPSDRGSMNEVIIDVQGVNNQFQGVGR, from the exons ATGTTAATATTTATGGAGATGAAGATATTACCTCAGCATCAGAATTTTTTCAACTTCAGTGCTATATTATTACTAGTATCCAGCCTTACTCTCATCGTTTCTTATATGTCCATGGATGTTAATTGTCTTGTTGCATTCAACGACGATAACAAATCAAATGACCAACTGGCGTTAATTGCTTTTAAGAATGAAATAATTCATGATCCACACGGAATATTGAGTTCGTGGGATAACAGTAATAGTTCTCTTCATTTCTGCGAGTGGAGAGGTGTTACATGTAGCCGTCGCCATCGTAGTCGAGTCACCATGTTAGATCTTAATTCCCAGGGATTGGTAGGCTCCATTTCTCCTCACGTTGGAAACCTTAGCTTTCTTAACTATCTCATCCTCCACAACAACAGCTTAAACGGAGAAATTCCTCAGCAAATCTGTCGTCTTTTTCGATTGAAACGCTTGAGTCTTTCAAATAATTCCTTGGAAGGAGAAATTCCGCACAATATTTCTCGTTGCTCCAGTCTCACATACCTTGATATTTTAAACAACCGGCTTACTGGAAGAATTCCAAATGGATTAGGCTACTTGCCAAATCTCGAAATGATGTTGCTTGCTGGAAATAATCTAACAGGAGAGATTCCTACTTCATTGGGTAACCTTTCATCATCTCTTACTCAACTTGATCTTGGTTTTAACAAATTGGAGGGAAGAGTCCCAAACACTCTAAGTCAATTAACAAATTTAAAACTTCTGGTTCTAGAGATGAATAGGTTATCAGGTCATGTCCCGTCTTCACTctataatatttcgtcacttgaaAAGTTCTCATTGATGTATAATCATCTCCACGGTAGTATTCCATTTAATATAGGTTTCACACTTCCAAATCTTACGCATTTTTCAGTTCAAGAGAACAATTTCTCTGGAACCATTCCTACTTCATTTTCCAATATGTCGAGACTTGAGATTTTCCAAGTGGGAACAAATAATTTAGTTGGATCAGTCCCTCATAACCTTGGTAACTTAAAAAGTCTTAGAGTGATACAATTAAGAGAAAACTATCTTGGTAGTGGACAAACTGATGATCTATTCTTCCTTAATTCTCTAGTCAACTGTAGCAATTTGAGAGTTTTAATTGTAAGCATGAATAATTTTGGGGGCACATTACCAAGCTCCATAGCCAATCTCACAACAAATCTTGATCAACTAGATTTAAGTAACAATCAGATATATGGAAGCATTCCTCCAGGTATTCAGAATCTTCTAGGTTTAACGACACTCATTTTGGGATATAACTATTTCACAGGAAGTATTCCTCCAGGTATTGGGAACCTGCAAAATTTGGGAATATTATTTTTGGATAATAATGAACTCGTGGGTTCAATTCCttcttcttttggtaacttaacAAGAATGATCCAACTCACTCTCAATAATAACAACTTAATAGGTTTAATTCCATCCAGTCTTGGACATTGTAAATCTTTGCAGAGCTTGGAGCTACAAACCAACAGACTAAGTGGTACTATGCCCAAACAAGTTTTCGAACTTTCCTCTTTATCACTTGGTCTGGACTTAAGTAATAACTCATTTACTGGTGAACTTCCTACGGAAGTTGGTCAGTTAAAAAACCTTGGGGAGTTATACCTAAACATAAACAAACTATCCGGTGAAATTCCAAGTAGCATAGGCAGTTGTTTAGGCTTAAAATACCTAAATTTGGAGAATAACTTTTTCCAAGGTAACATTCCTCAAGCTTTTACTTTCTTAAAAGGTCTTGATCTGTTAAGTCTTTCCCGCAATAATTTTTCTGGTACAATACCAAAAGGGTTTGAAAATCTCACGCTAAGTGGATTAGATATATCTTATAATAATCTGGAGGGAGTGGTACCAAAAGATGGAGTGTTTAAGAACATAGCAACATTTTTGTTTGAAGGAAATAGTAAGCTTTGTGGTGGTATACCTGACTTGAAGCTTCCGAATTGCTCGGTCCCAATAAATCCCAATATGGAGCGGAAACAGAGAAAATCAAAGCCTGTCAAAGTTATAATAATCAGCGTAGTTACTGTGGTTTTACTTTTAACTTTGGGTATGTTTTGTCTCTATATGTATCGGAGAAGGAAGTCAAAAACAAAACTACCTTTGACAACTTTAGACGTAGGCAATCAGTACATAGGAGTTTCTTACGGTGAGCTTCTTAAAGCTACTAACGGGTTTAATGATTCTACCAACTTGCTTGGCTTCGGAAGTTTTGGCTCCGTGTATAAAGGAATTCTTCAACAATATGAATCAAAACCTGTTGCAGTGAAGGTTCTTCACCTTCAACAAAGAGGTGCAACCAAGAGTTTCATGGCTGAATGTAATGCTCTGAGTAAAATTAGACATAGAAATTTACTCAAGATTGTAACTTATTGTTCCAGCATTGATTTTCAAGGTAATCCTTTCAAAGCTCTAGTTTTTGAGTTCATGGTTAACGGGAGTCTAGAGAATTGGCTGCACCAGACTGTAAGTGATACAAACAATGACGATCAACCACAAGAGAAGAATTTGAACCTAGAAAGAAGATTGAGCATTGCAGTCGATGTTGCTTCTGCATTAAATTATCTTCACCATGATTCTCAATCACCCATTGTGCATTGTGATGTGAAGCCAAGTAATGTCCTTCTTGATGATGATTTAACTGCTCATGTGGGTGATTTTGGCTTGGCTAAATTCATTTTTATTCCCTCAAGTAATTCTAGACAGCTGAACAAACAAGACGCGAGCTCAATTGCAATAAAAGGCTCCATCGGTTACGTTTCTCCAG AATACGGGACGGGTGGTGAAGTATCAACACAAGGCGATGTATATAGTTATGGGATTCTTTTGCTAGAGATGTTCACAGGAAAGAGACCTACTGACGATATGTTTAAGGATGGTCTAAACATTCATAGCTTCTGTAAGATGCATGTATCGCCAGAGCACGTGGTGGAGATAATCGATTCACGTTTGTTGTTGGATGTAGAAGGAGTCCATCGCAATGAAAATGCAAGAGATACAATGAGACAAAtcttggtttccataattcagaTTGGTGTCAAATGTTCTTCGGAGTTACCTTCAGATAGAGGCAGCATGAATGAGGTTATTATAGATGTTCAAGGGGTTAATAATCAGTTTCAAGGTGTTGGAAGGTAA
- the LOC113352714 gene encoding transcription factor MYB53-like codes for MGRSPSRDEIGWKKGPWTPEENQKLTDYIHKNGHRSWRALPKLAGLNRCGKSCRLRWSNYLKPGIKRGKFSDDEEKLIISLHSVLGNKWSQIATHLPGRTDNEIKNYWNTHIKKKLLQMGIDPITHRPRTDLNLLANLSNLLVAANILNLMNPLDNATRIQADAQAQLAKIQLLNNLLQVMTNGASSSTQPPIMELLNQLRLVPNRDTNNLFNQYLEPNSQLLNTLGYLPSSSSQTPPPYNFSTSKHSDVTNDNENIPAEDADCYRFEQGSSSISNNYLNDDDDNMNVQHFLNSPVYIPALVSASPERNINNINKPDTRTTTNSSTSTTFETTWGE; via the exons ATGGGAAGATCTCCGAGCCGCGATGAAATTGGATGGAAAAAGGGTCCATGGACACCTGAGGAAAATCAAAAACTCACTGATTATATACATAAGAACGGTCATAGAAGTTGGAGAGCTTTACCTAAACTTGCTGGATTGAATAGGTGTGGCAAAAGCTGTAGGTTGAGATGGAGTAATTATCTAAAACCTGGTATCAAGAGAGGAAAATTCTCGGACGATGAGGAAAAACTAATTATCAGTCTTCACTCGGTACTTGGAAATAA gTGGTCTCAAATTGCAACTCACCTACCGGGAAGAACCGATAATGAGATAAAGAATTATTGGAATACTCATATaaagaagaaactgttacaaatgGGTATCGATCCGATAACTCATAGGCCAAGGACAGATCTTAATCTTCTTGCGAACTTATCAAATTTACTCGTGGCTGCAAATATTTTAAATTTGATGAACCCTTTGGACAATGCTACAAGAATACAAGCTGATGCTCAAGCACAATTAGCCAAAATTCAACTATTGAATAATCTATTACAAGTGATGACCAATGGAGCAAGTTCATCAACACAACCACCTATCATGGAGTTACTTAATCAATTAAGATTGGTTCCGAACCGAGATACTAATAACCTCTTCAACCAATACCTTGAaccaaattctcaacttcttaaTACTCTAGGTTATTTGCCAAGTTCATCATCTCAAACTCCGCCACCTTACAATTTCTCTACTTCAAAACACTCAGACGTCACTAATGATAATGAGAACATACCAGCCGAAGATGCTGACTGTTATCGTTTTGAACAAGGATCGAGTTCGATAAGTAACAATTatcttaatgatgatgatgataacatGAATGTTCAACATTTCTTAAATAGTCCAGTGTATATTCCTGCATTGGTTTCGGCGTCACCGGAAAGAAACATAAATAATATTAACAAACCCGATACAAGAACTACAACAAATTCATCAACTTCAACCACCTTTGAAACAACATGGGGAGAATAA